The following is a genomic window from Deltaproteobacteria bacterium.
ACGATCAGGGCCTTCCTGACATCAAACCGCCTCAGGGTTTCCACGAATTTCTTTGTCTTGATTTCCGGAAGGCTGAAGTTCTCAACAACAATCAGGTGATTGTCTTGAACCTTATCGGTCAGGGCCATGCGCAGTGCCGATTTTCTCACCTTCTTGGATATCTTCTGTGAATAGTCTCGAGGGGAAGGACCAAAGGCCACGCCGCCCCCCTTTCTAGTCGGGGACGCGGCCCCGCCGACCCTGGCTCGGCCGGTACCTTTTTGTCGCCAGAGCTTGCTTCCGGAACTCTTGACATCCGACCGGCCCTTTGTGGCGGCTGTCCCGGCCCTTCGCCCTGAAAGCTGGCCCACCACCACCTGGTGGAGGACATGCTTTTTTATAGGGACGGCAAACACCTCATCCTTCAGTTCAATTTCCGAAACCTTTTCGTTTTGAAGATTATATACATCCGCCACAGTCATATATCCACCTCAGCTTGAGGATTG
Proteins encoded in this region:
- the rplD gene encoding 50S ribosomal protein L4; this encodes MTVADVYNLQNEKVSEIELKDEVFAVPIKKHVLHQVVVGQLSGRRAGTAATKGRSDVKSSGSKLWRQKGTGRARVGGAASPTRKGGGVAFGPSPRDYSQKISKKVRKSALRMALTDKVQDNHLIVVENFSLPEIKTKKFVETLRRFDVRKALIVTGEKSENLEKSSKNVPQVKVMRYEGLNVYDLLRYDHLFIEQPAVRKIEEALVS